CTGCTGGCCGGCCTCGCGGTAGAGATTGCCGCGCCCGATATAGGCGACGTCGTAGTTCGAATTGATCTGCAGGGCCCGGTTATAGTCGTTCAGCGCGTCCATCCGCTGGCCGAGGCTGCGCTCGATCAGCGCGCGGTTGGCATAGGCCTGGTAGTAATTCGGGTTGAGCGCGATCGCCTTGTTGAAGTCTTCCATCGCGCGCCGGTCCTCGCCGGCCCGGCCATAGGCGGCGCCGCGCACATTATAGGCTTCCGGATCGTTGGGGTTGGCGGCGATCACATTGGTCAGGGATGCGATGTTCTGCTCCGAACCCTGAGTCGCGTCGATCGAGACGACGTTCTGGTTCATCATCTGGGAGCTCTGGCAGGCAGCGAGCATGCCGACGGCGCCGAAGAGGAGGGCGAGCCTCAGCTTCCGGCCGGCGCCTGTCATGAATGTGCCAGCAGTCATCTCAGTCATATCCGTCCCTCGTTTCGTGTCTCGTCGCGCGCAAAGTGCAGACGCGCGGGCATCGTTACCGTCGCAAGGTAAATATCTAGCAAATAAAAAGGCGGGGGCCTACGCTCCCGCCATCACAACATGTTCAATGTGCCGAAATAACGACAATCAGCGCGAAACCAGACCTTCGCGGATGGCGCGCTTGCGGGCCAGCTTGCGAACGCGGCGGATCGCCTCGGCCTTTTCGCGGGCGCGCTTCTGCGAGGGCTTCTCGTAGAAATCACGCATCTTCATTTCGCGGAAGATGCCTTCGCGCTGCATTTTCTTCTTCAGAGCGCGGAGAGCCTGGTCAACATTGTTGTCGCGGACAAGTACTTGCACGTGTATCCCGTTCCTTAAATTTCGTTGGTGTCGTTCAGCCTGGCAAATACTTGCGCGTCAGGCAGTGTTGCTTGTCATCGTCGGGTTCTGCCCGACATTTGGCGTCGCGAGTATCAGATTTCGGCGGTGAAGTCCAGCCCCCGCGCGCTGGATAGCAGGCGATTGCGCCCGTTTCGCCGCAGAAGCTTCGGGCCCGAAACGCGGCGCGTCGTTAGCGCGCTTGCCGTCCGCGCGCAACCCCGAAAATTTCGATGTCGAGCGCAGGCGGCAAAAGCGTCGCAAAAAGGACGTTGCGTCACTTTCCGATTTGCGATTGGTATAGGGTAAGGACAAACAGGCAAGCCGGCCCGAGGGAGCATTCCGATGCGCAAATATTCCGTTTTCGCCCTGGCGCGCGAGGCCATGCGGCACCATACGGGCTGGGAAAAGCACTGGACCTCGCCCGAGCCGAAGCCGGAATACGACGTCATCATCATCGGCGGCGGCGGCCACGGCATGGGCGCGGCCTACTATCTCGCCAAGGAACACGGCATCACCAATATTGCCGTGATCGAAAAAGGCTGGGTCGGCGGCGGCAATACCGGCCGCAACACCACCATCGTCCGCTCCAATTATCTCTATGACGAGAGCATGGATATCTACGAGCATTCCCTGAAGCTCTGGGAAGGCCTCGCGTTGGATCTCAACTACAATGTCATGTATTCGCCGCGCGGCGTGATGATGCTGTCGCATAACGAACATGACCGCCAGTCGTTCAAGCGCCACGTCCACGCCAACCGGCTCTACGGCATCGACAATGAATGGCTGACGCCGGTCCAGGCGAAGGCGTACTGTCCGCCGCTCGATATCGCGGCCACGGCGCGCTATCCGGTCAACGGCGCGGCTCTGCAGCGGCGCGGCGGCACGGCGCGCCACGATGCGGTTGTCTGGGGGTATGGCCGCGCGGCCTCCGACCGGGGCGTGCATATCATCCAGAACTGCGAAGTAAAGGGCATTCGTCGCGGGGCGGACGGGGCCGTTGCCGGGGTTGAAACCTCGAAGGGTTTCATCGGCGCCAGGAAGATCGGCGTCTCCGCCTCCGGCCACAATTCGGTGGTGATGGCGATGGCCGATGTCCGCCTGCCGCTCGAAAGCCAGCCACTGCAGGCGCTCGTCTCCGAGCCGCTGAAGCCGATCTTTCCCT
This window of the Martelella lutilitoris genome carries:
- the rpsU gene encoding 30S ribosomal protein S21, with translation MQVLVRDNNVDQALRALKKKMQREGIFREMKMRDFYEKPSQKRAREKAEAIRRVRKLARKRAIREGLVSR
- a CDS encoding sarcosine oxidase subunit beta family protein; this translates as MRKYSVFALAREAMRHHTGWEKHWTSPEPKPEYDVIIIGGGGHGMGAAYYLAKEHGITNIAVIEKGWVGGGNTGRNTTIVRSNYLYDESMDIYEHSLKLWEGLALDLNYNVMYSPRGVMMLSHNEHDRQSFKRHVHANRLYGIDNEWLTPVQAKAYCPPLDIAATARYPVNGAALQRRGGTARHDAVVWGYGRAASDRGVHIIQNCEVKGIRRGADGAVAGVETSKGFIGARKIGVSASGHNSVVMAMADVRLPLESQPLQALVSEPLKPIFPCVVMSNSVHAYISQSDKGELVIGAGTDQYNSYSQTGGLQIITHTLDAICELFPIFRRVKMMRQWGGITDNTPDRSPIQSVTPVPGLFVNCGWGTGGFKATPGSAHLFAHLIARGEPHRLAAGLTLDRYRSGRLIDEAAAAAVAH
- a CDS encoding tetratricopeptide repeat protein, with the protein product MTEMTAGTFMTGAGRKLRLALLFGAVGMLAACQSSQMMNQNVVSIDATQGSEQNIASLTNVIAANPNDPEAYNVRGAAYGRAGEDRRAMEDFNKAIALNPNYYQAYANRALIERSLGQRMDALNDYNRALQINSNYDVAYIGRGNLYREAGQQNDAFNDFTRAIQLNTTDARAYHNRGLIYQQRSQQELAIADFSKAISLSPKAPQPYNGRGVSYLALNDDQNARADFDKALALDQQNAESWANLGLIFERQGDFTKAASYYQQAKRLNPNYQPALQGLQRTIGSA